A section of the Bradyrhizobium oligotrophicum S58 genome encodes:
- a CDS encoding GNAT family N-acetyltransferase yields MVEIVPITSAHIESFHRTLDYVARERRYLSFVQAPPLESTRAFILNNIHEGYPQFVALSAGEVVGWCDVTPKSGPIDARIGVLGMGLLPQFRHQGTGTRLMAAALEAAQLAGFSRVELTVYRGNTNAIRLYQKRGFLLKAVQPREAGNDGFDKTLLVMALTLDGPR; encoded by the coding sequence ATGGTTGAGATCGTTCCCATCACGTCCGCTCATATCGAGAGCTTTCACCGCACGCTCGATTACGTCGCGCGCGAACGGCGGTACCTGTCCTTCGTGCAGGCGCCGCCGCTGGAATCGACGCGCGCCTTCATTCTGAACAACATCCACGAGGGATATCCGCAATTCGTCGCTCTCTCGGCCGGGGAGGTGGTGGGCTGGTGCGATGTGACGCCCAAATCGGGGCCGATCGATGCTCGAATTGGGGTGCTTGGCATGGGTCTTTTGCCGCAGTTCCGACATCAGGGCACGGGCACGCGTCTGATGGCCGCAGCCCTCGAGGCGGCGCAGCTGGCCGGCTTCTCGCGCGTCGAGCTGACCGTCTATCGCGGCAACACCAATGCGATCAGGCTGTACCAGAAGCGGGGATTCCTGCTCAAGGCGGTGCAGCCGCGCGAGGCCGGCAATGATGGCTTCGACAAGACCCTGCTAGTGATGGCGCTGACGCTGGACGGGCCACGCTGA
- a CDS encoding invasion associated locus B family protein, producing MATIIGAPQSALAQGAVRSVHGDWQIRCDTPPGAQAEQCALIQSVVAEDRSNAGLTVIMLKTADQKSRLMRVVAPLGVLLPSGLGLKLDNQDVGRAGFVRCLPNGCVAEVVLEDKLLGQLKTAKTATFIIFETPEEGIGFPLSLNGLADGFDKLP from the coding sequence ATGGCGACGATCATCGGCGCGCCTCAGTCGGCGTTGGCGCAGGGCGCGGTGCGCTCGGTGCATGGCGATTGGCAGATCCGCTGCGACACGCCGCCCGGCGCCCAGGCTGAGCAGTGCGCCCTGATCCAGAGCGTGGTGGCGGAAGACCGCTCCAATGCGGGACTGACCGTGATCATGCTCAAGACCGCCGACCAGAAGAGCCGGCTGATGCGCGTGGTTGCGCCACTCGGCGTGCTCCTGCCGTCAGGCCTCGGCCTGAAGCTCGACAATCAGGACGTCGGCCGCGCCGGCTTCGTGCGCTGCCTGCCCAATGGCTGCGTCGCCGAAGTGGTGCTGGAGGACAAGCTGCTCGGCCAGCTCAAGACCGCGAAGACCGCGACCTTCATCATCTTCGAGACGCCCGAGGAAGGTATCGGTTTCCCGCTCAGCCTGAACGGCCTCGCCGATGGCTTCGACAAGCTGCCCTGA
- the tldD gene encoding metalloprotease TldD, translated as MTAPTTSLLERANLDRDAVRSEVGRGLAGADDGELFFEYSQTEALTFDNGRLKQATYDTSQGFGLRAVKDDAVGYAHSSDVSLPALMRAADAVSAVRGGYSGTFASAPPHTNVRLYGDDNPLDAPGFESKVKLLGEIDAYLRDKDPRVRQVTVSLGATWQVVEILRPDGESYRDIRPLVRVNVSVVAGQGDRQESGSKGYGGREAYARFIETKAWREAADGALREALVNLDSVPAPAGEMDVVLGAGWPGVMLHEAVGHGLEGDFNRKKTSAFAGLLGKPVAAKGVTVVDDGTMASRRGSLSIDDEGTPTSRTVLIEDGILVGYMQDRQNARLMNMAPTGNGRRQGYAHVPMPRMTNTYMLAGERDPAEIIASVKNGIYAVNFGGGQVDITSGKYVFQCTEAYKIENGKVGAPVKGAMLIGNGPTDLNRISMIGNDLSLDTGIGTCGKNGQGVPVGVGQPTLRMDRITVGGTGR; from the coding sequence ATGACTGCTCCCACCACTTCCCTGCTCGAGCGCGCCAATCTGGACCGTGATGCGGTCCGGAGCGAGGTCGGGCGGGGCCTGGCCGGCGCCGATGACGGCGAATTGTTCTTCGAATACAGCCAGACCGAGGCGCTGACCTTCGACAACGGCCGGCTCAAGCAGGCGACCTATGACACCAGCCAGGGTTTTGGCCTGCGCGCCGTCAAGGACGATGCGGTCGGCTATGCGCACTCCTCGGACGTGTCGCTGCCGGCCCTGATGCGCGCGGCGGATGCGGTCAGCGCCGTCAGGGGCGGCTATTCCGGCACCTTCGCGAGCGCACCGCCGCACACCAATGTCCGGCTCTATGGCGACGACAATCCGCTCGACGCACCGGGCTTCGAGAGCAAGGTCAAGCTGCTCGGCGAGATCGACGCCTATCTGCGCGACAAGGATCCGCGCGTGCGCCAGGTGACGGTGTCCCTCGGCGCGACCTGGCAGGTGGTGGAAATCCTGCGGCCGGATGGCGAGAGCTATCGCGACATCCGCCCGCTGGTGCGCGTCAACGTCTCCGTCGTCGCAGGTCAGGGCGACCGCCAGGAGAGCGGCAGCAAGGGCTATGGCGGCCGCGAGGCCTATGCCCGCTTCATCGAGACCAAGGCCTGGCGCGAGGCCGCCGACGGCGCGCTGCGCGAGGCGCTGGTCAATCTGGACTCGGTGCCCGCCCCCGCCGGCGAGATGGACGTCGTGCTCGGGGCCGGCTGGCCCGGCGTGATGCTGCACGAAGCCGTCGGCCACGGCCTCGAAGGCGACTTCAACCGCAAGAAGACCTCGGCCTTTGCCGGGCTGCTGGGCAAGCCGGTCGCCGCCAAGGGCGTCACCGTGGTCGATGACGGCACCATGGCCTCACGCCGCGGCTCCCTGTCGATCGACGACGAGGGCACGCCAACCAGCCGCACCGTGCTGATCGAGGACGGCATCCTGGTCGGCTACATGCAGGACCGTCAGAACGCCCGGCTGATGAACATGGCGCCGACCGGCAACGGCCGCAGGCAGGGCTATGCGCATGTGCCGATGCCACGCATGACCAACACCTACATGCTGGCCGGCGAGCGCGATCCGGCCGAGATCATCGCCTCGGTCAAGAACGGCATCTACGCGGTCAATTTCGGCGGCGGCCAGGTCGACATCACCTCGGGCAAATACGTCTTCCAATGCACCGAGGCCTACAAGATCGAGAACGGCAAGGTCGGCGCGCCGGTGAAGGGCGCGATGCTGATCGGCAACGGCCCGACGGATTTGAACCGCATCAGCATGATCGGCAACGATCTGTCGCTCGACACCGGCATCGGCACCTGCGGCAAGAACGGCCAGGGCGTG